From the genome of Antennarius striatus isolate MH-2024 chromosome 19, ASM4005453v1, whole genome shotgun sequence, one region includes:
- the LOC137613556 gene encoding protein FAM177A1 isoform X2, protein MSNSQQEETEFGGAAVSKQRRIIHFSSGETMEEEDSEEEEEDDSSEGHPFREPKERTRFSFKTMAFLVGRISLLTCDFLGERLAAALGLNAAKYQYAIDQYHRDRKISHSQAAHNQRGGQAETDMFHLSSCVERSRYGATADLRDPEPSHWSCDETHKDRNEGFHNRGYQTDDNLK, encoded by the exons ATGAGCAACAGTCAGCAGGAA GAGACAGAGTTTGGAGGTGCTGCTGTGTCCAAACAGAGGAGGATCATCCACTTCTCCAGTGGGGAAACTATGGAAGAGGAagacagtgaggaagaggaggaggacgactcTTCAGAAGGACATCCCTTTAGAGAACCTAAAGAGCGG ACCAGGTTCTCATTCAAGACTATGGCATTTCTAGTTGGAAGAATTTCCCTGTTAA CTTGTGATTTCCTTGGAGAGAGACTGGCTGCTGCCCTGGGACTGAATGCAGCTAAATACCAATACGCCATTGATCAATATCATCGTGATCGCAAG ATTTCACACAGCCAGGCTGCACATAATCAGAGAGGTGGACAAGCAGAGACAGACATGTTCCACCTCTCTTCATGTGTGGAGAGGAGTCGCTATGGAGCCACAGCAGATTTGAGAGATCCGGAGCCTTCCCACTGGAGCTGTGACGAAACGCACAAGGACAGAAATGAAGGATTTCACAACAGAGGCTACCAAACAGACgataatttgaaataa
- the LOC137613556 gene encoding protein FAM177A1 isoform X1 — protein MSNSQQENFQETEFGGAAVSKQRRIIHFSSGETMEEEDSEEEEEDDSSEGHPFREPKERTRFSFKTMAFLVGRISLLTCDFLGERLAAALGLNAAKYQYAIDQYHRDRKISHSQAAHNQRGGQAETDMFHLSSCVERSRYGATADLRDPEPSHWSCDETHKDRNEGFHNRGYQTDDNLK, from the exons ATGAGCAACAGTCAGCAGGAA AACTTCCAGGAGACAGAGTTTGGAGGTGCTGCTGTGTCCAAACAGAGGAGGATCATCCACTTCTCCAGTGGGGAAACTATGGAAGAGGAagacagtgaggaagaggaggaggacgactcTTCAGAAGGACATCCCTTTAGAGAACCTAAAGAGCGG ACCAGGTTCTCATTCAAGACTATGGCATTTCTAGTTGGAAGAATTTCCCTGTTAA CTTGTGATTTCCTTGGAGAGAGACTGGCTGCTGCCCTGGGACTGAATGCAGCTAAATACCAATACGCCATTGATCAATATCATCGTGATCGCAAG ATTTCACACAGCCAGGCTGCACATAATCAGAGAGGTGGACAAGCAGAGACAGACATGTTCCACCTCTCTTCATGTGTGGAGAGGAGTCGCTATGGAGCCACAGCAGATTTGAGAGATCCGGAGCCTTCCCACTGGAGCTGTGACGAAACGCACAAGGACAGAAATGAAGGATTTCACAACAGAGGCTACCAAACAGACgataatttgaaataa
- the LOC137613470 gene encoding meprin A subunit alpha-like, with translation MMERVLLLSGLVALATSFAIPISPEVHEVYENGEDENPILNLGAGSDANLVEGDILIPNGKNALVDKRYRWKFPIPYILGDDLDLNAKGCVHQAFEMYRLKSCIDFKPYEGEQSFIKFVKRGGCFSSVGDQKFGQILSLGSGCDHKAVIEHELLHALGFYHEQSRTDRDDYVNIHLDQVIPGMEHNFNKYNDDFITDQNTAYDYESVMHYRPFSFNANPSIPTITTKIKEFYKIIGQYLDFSEKDTLRLNRMYNCSGPLTLLDQCAFEYASICGMIQSSIDDDNWDHKKSIMGEEDHTLMGRCRDAGYFMYFDTKTGNPQQSALLESRTLYPKRKLQCLQFFYKMTGNSKDRLVIWVKMDDGTGNIRKMKKIQTFYADSDHTWKIAHVPMEVGMKFRYAFQGVRGDPAASSGGIYIDDISLTETRCPNAVWRIQNFSKIMETANIHTVIDSPRFYSPEGYGYGVRVAPLTKYRDFTGNYTGLYFHLVSGENDEVMQWPVVNRQATIVVMDQDPDITLRMSTARSLTTDLRMSNGKLMWDNPSKVGTLDPSCNCYRGLSLGWMNFVKHFDLRRRNYLKNDDLIIFIDFEDISSLIKTEVPIKPKE, from the exons ATGATGGAGAGGGTGCTGTTGTTGTCTGGACTTGTGGCTCTCGCCACCTCATTTGCT ATACCAATTTCGCCTGAGGTACACG aGGTCTATGAGAACGGTGAGGATGAAAATCCGATTCTTAACCTGG GTGCAGGTTCAGATGCCAACCTGGTTGAAGGAGACATTTTAATTCCA aATGGAAAGAATGCCCTGGTTGATAAAAGATACAGATGGAAATTTCCAATCCCTTACATTTTGGGAGATGATTTGG ACCTCAATGCCAAGGGCTGCGTCCACCAGGCTTTTGAAATGTATCGACTGAAATCCTGCATTGACTTCAAGCCTTATGAGGGAGAGCAGTCATTCATTAAGTTTGTGAAGAGAGGAGG GTGTTTCTCCAGCGTAGGAGACCAAAAGTTTGGCCAGATTCTGTCTTTGGGGAGCGGCTGTGACCACAAGGCTGTGATTGAACATGAACTGCTCCATGCTCTGGGCTTCTACCACGAGCAGTCCCGTACAGACAGAGATGACTATGTCAACATCCACCTGGATCAGGTTATACCAG GAATGGAACACAACTTCAATAAATACAACGATGACTTCATCACTGACCAAAACACTGCATATGACTATGAGTCTGTCATGCATTATAGGCCATTCTCTTTCAATGcgaatccatccatccccacTATCACCACCAAAATTAAGGAATTCTATAAAATCATTGGACAATACCTCGACTTCAGCGAGAAAGACACCCTCAGGCTCAACCGGATGTACAACTGCT CCGGTCCTCTCACGCTGCTGGACCAGTGTGCGTTTGAGTACGCCAGCATCTGCGGGATGATCCAGTCCTCCATTGATGATGACAACTGGGACCATAAAAAGAGCATTATGGGTGAAGAGGATCACACACTAATGGGACGATGCAGAG ATGCTGGGTACTTCATGTACTTCGATACCAAGACTGGGAACCCTCAGCAGTCTGCTCTGCTGGAATCCAGAACCCTCTACCCCAAGAGGAAGCTTCAGTGTCTACAGTTTTTCTACAAAATGACTGGAAACTCCAAAGACAGGCTGGTGATCTGGGTCAAGATGGATGACGGCACTGGCAACATTcgtaaaatgaagaaaatacaaaCCTTTTACG CGGATTCTGACCACACATGGAAGATCGCACATGTCCCAATGGAGGTAGGGATGAAATTCCGCTATGCTTTCCAAGGCGTGCGCGGAGATCCCGCTGCATCTTCTGGTGGCATCTATATCGATGACATCAGCCTGACAGAGACACGTTGCCCCAATGCTGTATGGAGAATCCAGAATTTCTCCAAAATCATGGAAACAGCAAACATCCACACAGTAATTGATAGCCCTCGTTTCTACAGTCCTGAAGGCTACGGTTATGGGGTTCGTGTCGCTCCTTTGACAAAATACAGGGACTTCACTGGGAATTACACTGGGCTGTATTTCCACCTGGTCAGTGGGGAAAACGATGAGGTGATGCAGTGGCCTGTGGTCAACAGACAGGCCACTATCGTGGTGATGGACCAAGATCCAGACATTACTCTGAGGATGTCCACTGCTCGCAGCCTGACGACTGACCTGAGGA TGTCAAATGGAAAGCTGATGTGGGACAATCCCTCTAAGGTTGGGACGTTGGATCCTTCCTGTAACTGCTACAGAGGGTTATCATTGGGCTGGATGAActttgtgaagcactttgacCTCCGACGGCGAAACTATCTCAAGAATGAtgacctcatcatcttcatcgacTTTGAGG ATATATCATCACTTATCAAGACAGAAGTTCCCATCAAACCAAAAGAGTGA
- the mep1a.2 gene encoding meprin A subunit alpha, with translation MASLKTVAALIGAFLILKVKAAPTYTGDDADAGELREDILEINRGLKHLFEGDIAGNPTRNGILDQTRRWKFPIPYILTDSLELNAKGVILQAFEEYRLRSCVDFKPYEGESSYISFTKLSGCWSYVGDDKTGQNVSIGARCDTKSIVQHELLHALGFYHEQSRSDRDDYVKIWWDQIEEGMEHNFNKYEDDFITDLNTPYDYESIMHYRPFSFNKNESIPTITTTIPQFNDVIGQRLDFSAVDITRVNRMYDCANTLTLLDQCSFELINMCGMIQNEEDKADWVQVLSSPGDTDHTLVGRCRDSGYFMKFDTSSGPVGTSAMLESRILYPKRNEQCLQFFYKMTGAAGDKLVIWVRADDGTGSVSSLKKFHTITGDGDGAWKIAHVTLKVTEKFRYLFQGIRGTGSSSGAILIDDVTLTETVCPNVVWQIQNFTNLLTTTPFNSSVKSGCFYNPEGYSFGISVYPNGKASGYEEYVGLTMHLCSGENDAVMEWPARNRQMTLVAMDQDPDVKLRMSSTRSFTTDTHPRWNRPTASSGAVYDKSCQCYRGPEYGWSTFLYHNHLKSRSFLKNNDLIITADFNDLTHLIKTEVPVLLSDGTTLL, from the exons ATGGCCAGCTTGAAGACGGTTGCTGCACTCATTGGAGCTTTTCTCATTTTGAAg GTGAAAGCTGCTCCAACATATACCG GTGATGATGCAGATGCTGGTGAACTGAGGGAAGACATACTGGAGATCAATAGAG GGTTGAAACACCTGTTTGAGGGAGACATCGCTGGTAAC CCCACCAGAAATGGAATCCTTGATCAAACAAGAAGATGGAAGTTTCCCATCCCCTACATATTAACTGATTCCTTGG AGCTGAATGCTAAGGGTGTGATCCTCCAGGCTTTTGAGGAATATCGTCTGAGATCCTGCGTGGACTTCAAGCCCTATGAAGGAGAGTCCAGCTATATCTCCTTCACCAAGCTGTCTGG gTGCTGGTCATATGTTGGAGATGATAAAACAGGGCAGAATGTGTCCATTGGTGCCAGGTGTGACACTAAGTCCATTGTGCAGCATGAGCTCCTCCATGCTCTGGGCTTTTACCACGAACAATCTCGCTCCGATAGAGATGACTACGTCAAAATCTGGTGGGATCAAATTGAAGAAG GGATGGAGCACAACTTCAACAAGTATGAGGATGACTTCATCACTGATCTGAACACGCCATATGACTATGAGTCCATTATGCACTACAGACCCTTTTCTTTCAACAAGAATGAAAGCATCCCCACAATTACCACCACCATTCCCCAGTTCAATGACGTCATTGGCCAGAGGCTGGACTTCAGCGCTGTGGACATCACCAGAGTCAACCGTATGTACGACTGTG CAAACACTCTCACCCTCCTGGACCAGTGCTCCTTTGAGCTGATCAACATGTGTGGGATGATCCAGAACGAAGAGGACAAAGCAGATTGGGTCCAGGTGCTGAGTAGCCCGGGTGATACGGACCACACCCTGGTGGGACGCTGCAGAG ATTCTGGCTACTTCATGAAGTTTGACACATCTTCTGGGCCAGTTGGAACCAGTGCCATGCTGGAGTCACGCATCCTCTACCCCAAAAGAAACGAGCAGTGCCTGCAGTTCTTCTACAAGATGActggagcagctggagacaAGCTGGTGATTTGGGTCAGGGCTGATGACGGGACAGGGAGTGTGAGCAGCTTGAAGAAGTTTCACACCATTACAG GTGATGGAGATGGTGCTTGGAAAATTGCTCACGTGACTCTCAAGGTGACAGAGAAGTTCCGCTATCTCTTCCAGGGCATCAGAGGAACCGGCAGCTCCTCAGGCGCCATATTGATCGATGATGTCACTCTAACTGAGACCGTTTGCCCCAATGTCGTCTGGCAAATCCAGAACTTCACCAATCTTCTCACTACCACTCCGTTTAACAGTTCAGTTAAAAGCGGGTGCTTCTACAACCCAGAGGGTTACTCGTTCGGCATCAGCGTGTACCCAAATGGAAAGGCAAGCGGCTACGAAGAATACGTCGGCTTGACCATGCACCTCTGCAGCGGAGAAAACGACGCTGTGATGGAGTGGCCAGCCAGAAACAGACAGATGACCCTCGTGGCTATGGATCAGGACCCTGATGTAAAACTCAGAATGTCCTCAACGAGAAGCTTCACCACAG ATACTCATCCTCGCTGGAACAGACCCACAGCTTCTTCAGGAGCAGTGTATGATAAGAGCTGCCAGTGCTACCGTGGTCCAGAATATGGCTGGAGCACATTCCTCTATCACAATCATCTGAAAAGTAGGAGCTTCCTCAAGAACAATGACCTCATCATCACTGCTGACTTCAATG ATTTGACCCATCTTATCAAGACTGAGGTGCCTGTCCTACTGAGTGACGGAACAACCCTTCTATAA